Sequence from the Enhydrobacter sp. genome:
CAAGATGACGCGCTTCACACCCGCCTCGAACCAGCGCGCGATGTTCTCGATGGTGCGGATGCCGCCACCGAGTTGCGTCGGCACATCGACCGAATTCAGGATCTCGGCGACGGCATCGCGATTGACGGGATGGCCTTCGACCGCTCCATTGAGATCGACGAGATGCAGCCATTCGCAGCCGGCGGTGGCGAAGACCTTGGCTTGCGCCGCGGGACTGTCGTTGAAGACGGTCGCACGGGCCATGTCGCCGCGCAGCAAGCGCACGCACTTGCCGTCCTTCAGATCGATGGCGGGAAAGAGAATCATCGCGGGCGCGGATTTAGCGCGTCGGGGCCCCCGGCGCCACCCTCCCTTGTGGTGTCGGGATTCGATCCTCGTTATGCAGCCAATCCACCGAAAGTCCGGCAAAACCGAACTTGCGAGCTTGCGGGGCGAGGCGGAATGTTCGTCTCACGAAGCGTGGTGGTCGCATCACGTGGAGGGGGGCCGGAAGGCTCCTCGCGGTGGCGAAAGCCGCTGAAGGGTCTTCGGAGTGCCCTGCGAACTCGTCCGACGGGACGGCGCACGCCCTTCGCGAGGGAGAGTGCTGGCAGGAAAAAGCAGCCGGGGATTCGTTGCGGAAGTCCGGGCGCCTGGACGGCCCGCACCCGAGGATGGTGGTGGCGAACGGGGATTTCGCAACTCCACTGGCCCTTCGTGGTCCTTCACGGGATCGCGGTTGGCCGCGCCCCTCGGGAAGAGCGTGACGAGCGCTCTTTCGGGGACGTATGAAGCGGCGAAGTCGGGTAACACCGGCTTCGCCGTTTTCTTTTGGGTGTGTTTTCCTTTGAACTGAGGGTCGCTAGTCTGTCGACATGACCCACTGCACCCCAGACCTGCTGGCCGACCAGGTCAGCGAACTCACGGCGATCCGCCGAGATATCCATCGTCATCCCGAAACGGCTTTCGAGGAGCAGCGCACGTCGCAGATCGTGGCCGACAAGCTGCAGTCTTGGGGCATTGAGATCCATCGTGGCCTCGCCAGAACCGGCGTGGTGGGAACGCTCAAGGGCAATCGGCCGGGTCAGAAGACGATCGGCCTGCGCGCCGACATGGATGCGCTGCATTTGCAGGAGAAGAACGAGTTCGCCCACGCGTCGGTGCACGCCAACAAGATGCATGCCTGCGGGCACGACGGGCACACGGCCATGCTGCTGGGCGCCGCCCGCCATCTGGCGAAGAAGCCCGATTTCGCCGGCACGGTGCATTTCATCTTCCAGCCCGCCGAGGAAGGCGAAGGCGGGGCGCGCGTGATGATCGAAGAAGGGCTGTTCGAGCGCTTCAACTGCGATGCCGTCTACGGCATGCACAACATGCCAGGTCTGCCGACCGGCCGCTTCGCCATACGTCCCGGCCCGATGCTGGCGGCGTCGGATTCCTGGCAGGTCACGTTCAAGGGCACCGGCGGCCACGGCGCCATGCCCCATCGCGGCACCGATCCGAC
This genomic interval carries:
- a CDS encoding amidohydrolase; amino-acid sequence: MTHCTPDLLADQVSELTAIRRDIHRHPETAFEEQRTSQIVADKLQSWGIEIHRGLARTGVVGTLKGNRPGQKTIGLRADMDALHLQEKNEFAHASVHANKMHACGHDGHTAMLLGAARHLAKKPDFAGTVHFIFQPAEEGEGGARVMIEEGLFERFNCDAVYGMHNMPGLPTGRFAIRPGPMLAASDSWQVTFKGTGGHGAMPHRGTDPTMVAAQFMLATQGIVGRNVPPTQTAVLSVGHIHAGTFGSPNVIPSDVLVRGTARSYTAEVRNLLERRLGEVAAGLAQAGDCEADYKYFRRYPPLINSPEQTTLAVEAAALTVGRENVDPDTPPITGAEDFAFMLEKKPGAYVMIGNGGTEEGGCHHVHTPLYDFNDAILTTGAAYWVNLVRLELGDAR